Below is a genomic region from Ciona intestinalis unplaced genomic scaffold, KH HT001029.1, whole genome shotgun sequence.
cgagttgcttaAGTTATTTTGTTAAGTCAGATCCCAAGTGAAACCTAAATCCAAGAATCTTTAATCTAGTCTAAATTGAAGTGAATTTAGACATATAACAGTCTGCAGTTTAGTGTTTTCTAAACTTGAGTAAATTTAAACCCCTTGGGGTAAATTCCTtgtatttagagggtaaacgagctaccaatcaaaatccacatcagttgacgggacaaaaaattgtgccaattgtagtactttatCAGACATTGAAAAATGGGCACCATGatacatattgggggtaaatctgataagcatctttaCTAAAAGGGTAATGCATACAAAGAAAGTTAGGAACCACTGATCTAGTTTAATTAAACCTAATgcaccccccccccccccatttTAGGTTGAATTAAACTTACTACAACTACAAGGGTTAGAAGATGCTTATTATGGTGAAGCAATGAACTTTAATTCAACTCTGCACCTAAAACCTATGGGTCTCATGTATGTATGGTAGTAATTACTTAATTACTTTTCTATACTTAAAGTATTAATGTGGCAGTGTAGATAGTGATCGTATTTTTTTCATAGCATTAAAAATAGCCTTTCTAGTAATAACCACTTCTTTTGCTGTAGTAAAAAAAGCTTGAAAAATTGTCAAATAGTTCGTTCGGGAGAGCTATTTCAGTATTATGTTATGCCTGATAATGGTATCAGAAGACTAAAAGAGCTGTCAGTAGCACCATAAAAATTTCTCAACATtcctaaacatttaaaacagctATTACCAAAGCTTTATAATTATAGTTTTagtatatatttctgtaaaaaaagcttttttatcagcagttatatatttttgtaaaaatttaacctaaattttatgatgtttactttttatccTGAAATATTTCAGACTCATCAACATAAATGGCGACCTCGAGTCTTTACAAACCGTCCTCAGTGAAGATCACGTGAACCATCATCATGTGATTGGGTCCGGTTCATGCTCAGCTCTCATTAAATTACTCCCGGGATATAAAGACCTTTACGCAGCCCATGATACATGGAATGGGTATAACTCAATGCTGAGGATCATCAAGAAATATCAACTTTCTTATAAAGATGACAACGGtatatttgtctttttgtttataataatttatattctatCATTGTTTATagtaagatttatttttttcattgtttatgaATGATTAAGATCATAACTATATTCATATGTCACCTCAACAAGGGTTACATACATATTGTTTTAGCAGCCTAGTCTTAAGtctaaaacagattttaccctgctgttaggtgtctataccaacaagcagagccaaagtatattgcattcaccacattaatcaatgaggttccctatgtttgacaactatgagtgtaactgtattttaacaatgtcaccccagatttaNCCTGCTGTTAGNNNNNNNNNNNNNNNNNNNNNNNNNNNNNNNNNNNNNNNNNNNNNNNNNNggacctgggatttaaaccagagttgacccattacctcaacattgtatatgcacattctattctgtatgggtgaggccctatagtgaggcatgccatgggacctgggatttaaaccagagttggctcattaccccaacattgtatatgcacattctattctatatgggtgaggtcctatagtgaggcatgccatgggacctgagatttagaccagagttggtccattaccccaacatt
It encodes:
- the LOC108950805 gene encoding putative phospholipase B-like 2 yields the protein MIEDNWFNTIGDMCNPMSTFCLNLKKFLESNMEFMISMIKNNPDSPYWKQVELNLLQLQGLEDAYYGEAMNFNSTLHLKPMGLILININGDLESLQTVLSEDHVNHHHVIGSGSCSALIKLLPGYKDLYAAHDTWNGYNSMLRIIKKYQLSYKDDNGIFVFLFIIIYILSLFIVRFIFFIVYE